The genomic DNA GGTCTGCGCGTTGTAATGCGTGAGCACCGCGTTGGCGGCTTCGCGGCGCATCGTCGCGAGCGAGCCGAGAATGTTGCTGCGGCCGTTGGCGTTGAGCGGAATGTTCGCGAGCGATTGCAGCGAATCGATCGTGTATTGCGGCGCTTCCGTGATGACGTTGTAGCTGACGCCATTGTGCGGATTGAGCCAGAACGTCGGCGTGGTCTGCTGGCTGCCCGACAGCGTGATCAGCAGATCGCTCGCGATATCGCGCTGCGAAAAGCCGGCCTGCTGCGCGCGCGTGCGATCGACGTCGATGAAGATCCGAGGCAGATCGGCCGGCTGCTGGATGCGCGCATCGGCGAGACCCGGCACCGTGCGCAGGCGGTTCAGCAGCTTCGCGGCAAACGCACGATTGGCGGCCACTTCACGGCCGACGATCTGGATATCGATCGGCGACGGCATGCCGAAATTGAGCGTCTGACTGACGATATCGGCGGGCAGAAACGCGAACTGCACGCCGGGGAATTCGTCGCTGAGCGTACGTCGCAACGTGCGCACATAGTCGGCGCTCGGATGATGATCGGGGTTCAGCGTGATCAGGATGTCCGAGTCCGAGGTGCCGATCGTGCCCGTGTTGCTGTATGACAGATTGATGCCCGACACCGGCAGGCCGATGTTGTCGATGATCGAATGCAATTCGCCGGCTGGAATCAGCTGACGGATGCGCGTATCGACGCGATCGGTCAACACCGCGGTTTCCTCGACCCGCATGCCGGTTTTCGCGCGCATGTGTAGCGCGATCGTGCCGGCATCGACGGCGGGGAAAAAGTCACGCCCGATAAATGGCAGCAACAGCAGCGACGCGCAACAGCACGCGAGAAACAGCGTGACGAACAGACCCGGCCGCGCGACCCGCGCCTCGAGAAACACCCGATAACGCTCGCGCAAACGCAAAAAACCGCGCTCGAACGCGTAGTGCACACGCATGAACGGATTGCGCGTCGGCGAGGGCGCGTGAGGCGAATCCGCAGGCTTGTGGTGGTGGCGCAGCAGATACTTCGCGAGCGTCGGCACGAGTGTGCGCGAGAAGAAGTATGACGCAAGCATCGCGAACACCACCGCTTCGGCGAGCGGAATGAACAGGTAGTGCGCGACACCGGTCAGAAAAAACATCGGCACGAACACGATACAGATCGACAGCGTCGACACGAACGTCGGAATCGCGATCTGATGCGCGCCGTCGAGAATCGCCTGTTCGAGCGTCTTGCCCTGCTCGAGCTGATGGCTGATGTTTTCGATCGCGACGGTCGCGTCGTCGACGAGAATCCCGACCGCTAAAGCGAGCCCGCCGAGCGTCATGATGTTGATGGTTTGACCGAGCGCGGACAGCGCGATGATCGACGTAATCATCGACAACGGAATCGATACCGCGATGATCAGCGTCGCGCGCCAGTTGCCGAGGAACAGCAGAATCATCAGGCCCGTCAGGCACGCGGCGATCAGTGCTTCACGCAGCACGGCCTGCACCGATGCGCGCACGAACAGCGACTGGTCGGCGACAGGGTCGATACTCAGTGACGGTGGCACCAGATTGCGCAGCGTCGGCATCATCGTTTTGATGCGCTCGACGATATCGAGCGTGGACGCGTTGCCGCTTTTGTTGATCGTCAGCAGCGCGGCGCGCTGGCCGTTCACGCGCACGATGTTGGTCTGCGGCTGGTAGCCGTCGCGCACGTGCGCAACGTCGCGGATATAGATGGTGCCGTTCGCGGTGGTGCGGATCGGAATGTTGTTCAGGCCCGCGAGCGAATCGGGGCTGCCGTTCATTTCCACCGAGTACTCGGTCGAGCCGATTTTCGCGGTGCCCGAAGGCAGGATCAGGTTCTGCGCGGAGACGGCGTTGACCACGTCCATCGGCGACAGATTGCGCTCCTGCAGCTTGCGCGAGTCGATATCGACCATGATCTGCCGCTGCTTGCCGCCATACGGCAGCGGCGCGGATGCGCCGGGCACGGTGGCGAGCTGCGTCTTCAGGAAGTTATTGCCGAAGTCGTAGAGTTCTTGCTCGGTCAGCGACGCGGACGACAACGCGAGCCGCAGAATCGGCACCGTCGACGCGTTGTAGCGCAGGATGAACGGCGGCGTGATGCCGGGCGGCAGCGAGCGCAATTGTGATTGCGACAGCGCGGTGACCTGCGCGAGCGCTTCGTCGATATTCGCGCCCGGCTGGAAAAAGATCTTGACCACCGCGATGCCGTTCAGCGACGTCGACTCCGTGTGCTCGATATCGTTGACCGCCACCGACAGGCCGCGCTCGTAGTTCAGCGTGATGCGCCGTTCCATTTCGTCGGCGGGCAGGCCGTTGTACGACCAGATCACCGAGAGCACCGGTATATCGATGTTCGGAAAGATGTCGGTGGGGGTGCGCAGAATCGTCAACGGTCCGACGATCAGCAACAGCAGCGCCAGCACGACGAACGTATAGGGGCGCCGTAGCGCGAGACGAACGATCCACATGGCTAGCGCAAACGAATGAAATGAGCGGCCGCTGCGCCGCACGTTGCGGCAAAACAGGCGCGCATGTCGGCGCGAAGCTGCGCGGCACCTGTATCAAACGGATCGTTCCGGCGAAGCACGTTTTTGATGTCTCCCTCCGCAGGGTTTATGATGGTCTTCATTACGACGTTTAACGCCGAGATCATCGGCTTTGTGCCGCGTAATTGGAATAGGGCGAAACGACGGGTGAAAGCCTTTCTTCGCGCTTCCCAAAGCCCCGTAAAACGGGAACAATGACTCGAAGCTCTCACGCGCCACGCGCGCGGCAGATTAAGTGCGCACGCAACGTCCAATGCGAAGCGGCGTTTTCATCATCACCTCGACCGGCGTGAATCCATAAAGCCGGCAAAGTGAAGCGGGGAAATATCATGGAAGTCGGTTCCATTGTCCGATCGGTACATATCGCCGTGCCGCAAGGTGCGCGCGGAATCGTCATGCGCATTCTTGGCGACATGGCGATGGTGGCGTGGTACGCCGGCGAGCCCGGCGCCTCGCAGCAACTCAATACCGAACCCTTTTTCCTCGAAGATCTGATCGATACCGGCGACCTGATACGTCCGTCCGGCACGCAGACGCATTGAACGAAAGGCTTAGCCTTCGCGCATTGCCGTTGTGTGACACACAGGTGCGGGCTGTAGTGATGCTGTAAGGTGCGGTTGGCTTGCCGGCAT from Paraburkholderia sp. HP33-1 includes the following:
- a CDS encoding efflux RND transporter permease subunit, encoding MWIVRLALRRPYTFVVLALLLLIVGPLTILRTPTDIFPNIDIPVLSVIWSYNGLPADEMERRITLNYERGLSVAVNDIEHTESTSLNGIAVVKIFFQPGANIDEALAQVTALSQSQLRSLPPGITPPFILRYNASTVPILRLALSSASLTEQELYDFGNNFLKTQLATVPGASAPLPYGGKQRQIMVDIDSRKLQERNLSPMDVVNAVSAQNLILPSGTAKIGSTEYSVEMNGSPDSLAGLNNIPIRTTANGTIYIRDVAHVRDGYQPQTNIVRVNGQRAALLTINKSGNASTLDIVERIKTMMPTLRNLVPPSLSIDPVADQSLFVRASVQAVLREALIAACLTGLMILLFLGNWRATLIIAVSIPLSMITSIIALSALGQTINIMTLGGLALAVGILVDDATVAIENISHQLEQGKTLEQAILDGAHQIAIPTFVSTLSICIVFVPMFFLTGVAHYLFIPLAEAVVFAMLASYFFSRTLVPTLAKYLLRHHHKPADSPHAPSPTRNPFMRVHYAFERGFLRLRERYRVFLEARVARPGLFVTLFLACCCASLLLLPFIGRDFFPAVDAGTIALHMRAKTGMRVEETAVLTDRVDTRIRQLIPAGELHSIIDNIGLPVSGINLSYSNTGTIGTSDSDILITLNPDHHPSADYVRTLRRTLSDEFPGVQFAFLPADIVSQTLNFGMPSPIDIQIVGREVAANRAFAAKLLNRLRTVPGLADARIQQPADLPRIFIDVDRTRAQQAGFSQRDIASDLLITLSGSQQTTPTFWLNPHNGVSYNVITEAPQYTIDSLQSLANIPLNANGRSNILGSLATMRREAANAVLTHYNAQTTIDIYGTADGRDLGGVSDDIRRIIDASKAELPKSSTIELRGQVQTMNESFSGLVAGLLFAVLLVYLLIVVNFQSWLDPFIIITALPGALAGIVWMLFLTHTTLSIPALTGAIMCIGIATANSILVISFAREQLLLHGDATRAAIEAGFTRFRPVLMTALAMVIGMVPMAVGLGEGGEQNAPLGRAVIGGLALGTVATLIFVPVVFSMIYRRLAARHQHAAEHVVQKP